The genomic stretch CGCAaggcgggaggaggagggacgGGGCCGCCGGCTTCCAGAGAGCACCCTCGCTGTGCTAAGCACCGCTGCGCCGTCGCCAGAACCGACCTTCTTCAAACCTCACCGCAAACGACGCGGGGGACACTCTTACTGCATTCTGAaggcagaggcaagggaaactgaggctcagagagaaacGTGAGTCAAAATCGGAACTCAGCTCTCTTGCGTCGAGGCCCCGGGCTAGTTCCCTCGCCACGCACCCCGCTGTGGTTCGCGGTTCTCGGGACGCCGCTCTGGTCACGCTCACGGCAGCCCCCATGGAGACCACGCGCTCCCTCCTCGctgcctctgtcctctccccgCTGAACCAGACCGACCGTCAACCAGGGCCCGGACTCTGCTCCTTGCTCTGAACCTGTCCATCCTTTCCCCCGGCCACACATCCCCATCTGGtgtcccttttcttccctctatcACAGACCCTGGGAGGAATAGCACCTTGCAGTCTCACTGCTCTCTACTTTCGCCCACATTATCTGGTTTTGATCCGGATGACCACGCGGTCAGATGGGCCACCCTGCATTATCCGTGTCCCAATTTCACATGGGAGGAAGACAGGGCTCAAAAAAGTTAAGGGACCTGGCCAGACTCACCCGGTTTTTACACCGGGACTCAAACCTGTGTCTTCTGACTCTACATCCAGGGTTCTGTAGACACCTCGGGGGTCAATCaaagctcttccttccttccttccttccttccttccttcctttctttctttcaatgtttacttattttttgagagacacagagaatgagagcatgagcaggggaagggaggagagagagagggagacacagaatccgaagcaggctccaggctccgagctgtcagcacagagcccgacgcgaggctcaaacccacaaactgcgagatcatgacctgagccgaagtcgaacactcaaccgactgagccacccaggtggccctcaagCAAAGCCCTTTAGACATGAGGAGTCTGAAACCCAGACAGGGTACGTGCCCTGTGCGAGGTCACAGCCATCCGTGGCAGAAGTGAGACTGAAATCTAGAGCCTCCAACTCTATAACACCTTGCCCTCATGCAAGTGGAACCAATTATGCCAACTCAACTACTGACAGGGCTTAGGGAGGCCAACTCCACCCAAAAGCAAAGGCAGGAGCGGTGAGAACCAGGGCGTACCGCCATCCCACAATGACGTTTTTATCTGGACATTCCTGTCTCccggaggtggggaggtggggagaaccAGGCAGCTGAGTGAAGGCAGGTCAGATCTGCTTAGGACTTGCTCACGTGGCCGAGCCGGCCTGGGCTGAAAATGCCAGCTCAGGGGCCTGCGTCTGCCGGGGAGTGATTGCCCCCGACGCCTGGGGGCCGTGCTTAGGAAAGTCTGGAGTGAATAAGGGATCACAGGAATTCAGGGCATAGACGAGCAACGACCTTGAAATcgcaagaaatggaaaaaagatacagCAAAGCGAAACCCGCATCTATGTCACCTATTCTAACGTGTGACTTACAGCTCTGGGTCCCACTGTGCCAAAGCCTTGGGGGCAAGGTGGGAGGCTTCGCAAGGTCACTGCTAGGACTGATGCTTACATGCTCGCCAGTGGAAAACTGGAATCCACTGAGGGTAGGGACATTCTGCCTGCTCCCTATCCTGGGGCTCATCTCTGTGGATGCCGGGGTCCCCTCTTCTCAGCTCTGCCTCGCTTCCTTCCGCTGGCCTTAGCAGTGCCCCTTAACTTCTGTGCCCGCTGTGTCCCCATCTGCCAGAGGGGTCCGTATGTCCATGTCGCCACCGGAAAAGCACgccaggaaaggaaagggggcACCGGCCTGCAAGGTTTTTGTTCCGCTATTTCACATCTGGGCTGCAAAGCCCCAGAACTGCAAATCTTTACTGCATCACTGGCTGTTAGCAGGCTGCCATCACTCCTCACCAGAAAGACCTCTCATCCCTCTCAGACACCAGAGCTGAGAAACAGACCTGCTCAGGCTCTGGAGGCTGCCGGAGAGCCCTCAGAACTGGCTGGATCCTTCCACGTTCAGCGTAGCGAGGACGGCACTCAGCTCTTTCCCACACGGAGGGTGTCTTGCCCTTAGGAGGGGCCCCTAAATAATCTGTACCCACCAGGACTAGGACCCAAAGCCCGATGAGTCCATCTCGGACGTGGGTAACAGAGGGATGGTAGGTCCCTAACTTTGGAAAGTGAGTTGTTGGAGAAACAGGTGTAGAAGCATGGCATCCGGGCCCAGAAACCCCAGAGAGTCCAGATGCGAGCCGGCCCACCCGCTGTCCCCGGCAGACCTCCGGGCAACGTTCAGGCTGGGAACCTGCCGGCGCGACACTCCCGGGGCAGTTGCTCTGAAGCACCCAGTCCCCCCCTCGTCCAGGCCGGACCTGAGGCCGCCTGCTCCCTCCCCGTCACCCCCAGCCCAGGGGACGGTCCCGCCTGCAGGCTCACCTTTGGGCAGCTTGGACGCGTTCTCCTGGATCCAGGAGAAGAGGTGGGCGAAGTCGCAGTCGCAGAGCCAGGGGTTGCCGTCCAGACGCAGGGTGCGCAGCGCGGGCAGCGCCGCCAGGGTGGCCACGTTGAGGCTGCGCAGGTTGTTGTCGTTGAGCTCCAGCACCTGCAGCGACTCCAGCGTCTCGAAGGCGGCCTCGTGCACGCCCGTCAGGTTGTTGTTGGCCAGGCTCAGCTTGACCAGCCTCCCGGCCGAGCGGAAGGCGCCGGCGCCCAGCTGGGTCAGGTTGTTGTAGCTGAGGTCGAGGAAGGCCAGCTTGGCCGAGCCGCTGAACGTGCCCTCCTCCAGCGAGCGCAGAGAGTTGTTCCTGAAGTCCAGGTAGACCAGGTCGCCATAGAAAATGAAGAAGTCCTCGGGGATGTGCTGGATGCGGTTGCCGGCCACCAGCAGCTTGCGCACGTCCAGGGGGAAAGGGTCGGGCACGCTGGGCAGCCCGCGGTCGCGGCAGTCCACGGTGTGCGGGTCGGTGCAGGCGCAGCCCGCGGGGCACGCGTGCCCGGGCCGGAGCAGTAGCAGCAGGAGGAGGCTGCGGACGCcgagcgcggcggcggcgggggcgccgGAGGGGGCGCGGGGGACGGTGCGGGGGCGCATGGccaggggggggaggggggtggtgaccCGCGCGAGCCGCGGCTACGCGGACACGGCTCTCGGGGCGAGCCCTCCTGGCGCGGGGCGGTGCGCGGGGCCCCGGGCGGCCGGGCGCCGGGAGCTGGAGGgcggccggggcggggagggcgtgCGCCCGGGCGCGCGGGGGCGACCGAGCGCGACGCGGACGGACTGGGGGAGTCCGGGGCGGCGGGGACGCACCGGGGAGAGTCGGGGAGGGAGGGGCGAGGACTCGCGAAGGACTTACCCGGACAGGAAATTAACCCGCTGGAAAATCCCAGGGAGAGGCGGGAGCGATAGAGGTTGCCGAGGGGACTTCGCCGAAGCGGCCTCGCCTGGGGCCGCTTGTTTTCTGAGATCCGGCAATAAGACCTGTCGCTGGGACTTGCCAGGAGCGCGCTCGACGACTAAGTTCGGTTACggagcgccccccaccccggcgaTTTCCAGAGGGCGTGTGGGGGGCGAGCGCCCGCCTGGTGCCTAAGCGCGCTCCCCGGGCGCCAGCCCGGTCGCCAAAGGGAACGCGGCCTGGGTCCCTCTGGCTCTGCGCCCGGGGGCAGTCCCCGCGGGCTCTGGGGGGCCAAGCCAGGAGCTGCTGACCTAGGGCTGGGCGGGGCTCCAGAGTGGCTGGTTTTCCTGCCTCACTCCGCCCACCCGCACTCGACCCATCTCAGGGAGGCACTGGGGTCAGTGAGGCGGGCagctgcctgccccacccccctccctctccccccctcgctGTGGCCCAAAAGGAAGCCAGGGCCAGTCAGCGCTTTCCAGGCTGGCCGGAGCTTGTCGGGAACCGGAATCCCCCTTGGCACGATCCGACCTGGCTTGCTGGTCTGCCCGAGGCCCAGCGGAGAGGCACTGTGGCCTGGGGTCAGAGACCTGGCTCCCCAGGGGTGTGGCGTCAGTTCCAGGGCCTCACCTCTCTGGACCCCGCGTAAAATTGGAGAAGGTGATAGGTATGATACTGGCAGGAGATTTCCCTCCTGGGGAAACTACTCCCCAAGCAaactctttcccccaccccagctcatttCAGAAATGTTGGAGAGGTCCCCACAGAACCACCCGGAGATTCTCTTGCTGTTGGCTCTCTTGATCCAAATACGCTGGAATTGATAAGCTCCCACTGAACCAAAATAACCCAGGGAACAGCTGTTGGGCAACAGGCCCCCGGAGACCCTGCCCTGGTCCCTGGCCCAACGCAGACTGGTGGAGGCTCAGATTCTAAAACCGTAAGAGCTAAGCCTCAGCCTTTTTCCAAAGGTACATGCAGTCTTGATGCCTTCCGATGGATCAAAAACCTGAGCCTCTGGGGCTGAGCCAACAGCTCAACAGATGACAAGTGTTTGCAGAAGACCAGGGCGtggtggcaggtgggggtggggggtggggagcggtcATGGATAAGAGTTCCAGGGAACAGCTCTTGGGGCCCTGAGGCTCTTTTCTCTGCTTGTACTCCAGGCCACCATTCCAGACCTCCCGAATCCTCTGTGCCCCTACTGTCCCAGCTTGCCTTTATCATCCCCAGGTGCAGGGGTTCAGCCCCCGCTCTGGCATCATTCCCTTGAAGAGGCAGGTGCAGGGAGAAATAATCCGAATCCTCCTAGAGTGGGTGAGAGTACCCCAGGCTGTATAAATGAGGTAGTATTTTAATGTCAGACAAAGCACAGGCAGGTGGCAGAATAGACAGGTCCCCCTGTTGCAACTCTCCGGGAACACCCTGCGCCGATCTGTTACCTCCTCCCCCTTTCCAGTCTCAGGCTTGGTTCCGGCTGCTCACTGCAGTCCCCAGGAGAACCCGTTTGTCACCGGGCTGAGCCCTCAGCGTCCTTGCTTTGGGACACCTGCATTTGGTGGCGGCCACCTTGCGAGTGTGCCTCAGTGTGTGCCAGCCATTCCTACCAAAGTAGTGTGGTTGCTGGAAGCCTGGCCTGGGAGTCAGGCTCCTGGCCCCGGTCCTGGCCCCACCACGAGCCACAGAAACTTTCACGGGCCCCTTGATGTCTCTGGGGAAGTACTTCTTCACCTGGGGTCCTTGGGCCCCTTGATGGTGAACTCTTTTCAGAGTTTTGTAAAAATCTGGTAAGAACTGGACCTTTACCTGTGAAGAGCTCACCCGGAGCCAATGCTGGAATTCTTGGTGATGAACTTGACGGTAGCCCTAGTTCTTTTGTGCAGAGCAGAAGCTGGcactcatggatgactttgatgAATGAAAACAGAGATGCATCCCTACTTAATAAATGCGGAGTATTTACTTAGCAAGGGCTTGCAAAACGGAGATGCAGGGTGGTAGGCAACGTAACAAAAGGGGCTCCCGGTAAtgaaaaatgttgagaaatacCCCCTCCTGGCCTGGATTTCCTCATCGTGAAACcagggagaaaataatttccctctcctcttccacaGACTATGTAAGGCCCACGTGGGGAAATACCGGGAGGGGACGTGATCTGAAGCGTATTTAGAGGAACACTACATTAAAAAGTGGCCGTAAGTCTCGCTATGGCAGGAACTCTTTGCTTCTTGCTTTGAGTGTTCCCCCAAAGTCCCTCGAATCTAAATCTAAGCCTTTTTCATTAATGTCAGTGGGAGAAGACTCTGTTGGGGtttgtggggggcagggaggggcccctAATGTCCCAGGACTCCTACGCCTTGGGGAAATGCAAACTTTGCCACCTCTGATTTTCCCCAGGCAAAGAAAACATAGCTGTGACCTCAGCAAGGTCACACGGTGAGTCAGTGATAGCTGCTGGAAATAGAACACAGGCATCCAGACTCCCCAGCTGCTCTGCTcaccctgctcctgccccaggaaGGGGGCCTCTTGCAACCTGAGGGAAAATGTTGCAGGTGACAGGGACAGACCTTCAGAGACTGTCAGCCAGCTCCTTCTTTGTGATTCCTATTCAAGAGGTGGCAAATACCCAAGGTATTCTGATGTGTTCAAAACCTGATGTCATGCCTTCCCCAACTAGCCAAGCAGAGCTCCCCACTCCTCCTGTGCTCCCGGAGCCCTCCCCGCCTTGTTTTATAAGTGCCCCATATCTGTCTCCCCGTGAGGTTGGGTCTTGGGAAGCTATGTGgacaatgccccccccccacacccaggaAATTTCCTATGTGGGGGCCTGCTCCCCGTAAACAGAAACAACCCAGTCATGAGGTTTTCTCCCTTTGGTTGGCAGACAGACCTCTAAATGAGCCAAAATCCCAGGCCCTAAATTGTAAGCAAGCTGATGCCGGTATGGTATGTGCAGGAGTCTGGGTTTAGGAGCGGATGTTAGGTTTGAATGATGAGTGTGGCTGGTGTTTGGTGATGTCATTTGGGTTACTGGTGGGTGTTGCCTCCGATGAGCGCCTGGCTGACCCGGGAAGGAGGCGTGAGGACACCCCAAGGGCCCCAGGAAGGGAGGCTGTGCCTGGGACGGCCTGGGACAGCCTGACCTGCTGTGACTCTGTCCCCCCAACTAACTGGCCAACCCCGAGCTCTTccatatccccccccccctttctcacGCTATCCGCTGCCTGCACTGGTAAGGGCTGGACCCTTTCTTGGGGTGACTGCTCCGTCTCCTAACCACTAGGTCAGGGCTGACGAGAGCTCTGATGAGCCTGGGCCCGCTTAGAAGAAGATCTCCTGCCCCTAGTTTCATCCCTCGAGCCAGGAAACGAATCTCCGATCGGCCTAAATGAGAGGCAGTAAGGTGGTAGTGGTTTCGAACGCGGGTTTGGAGTCGGGCAGACCTGgatcaaatcctggctctcccGCTCATTGGCtctgtcaccttgggcaagttgcttaacttcccGAAGCCTCGggtttcccatctgtgaaatggggtaatCCTGGTGCCTGCTTCACTGGGTTGTTATGGGGATGAAGCGAGGTATCTGTCAAGTGCTTAGCCACGGGGCCGTCACAGCAAATGGCAGCCACATAATCATCTCTCCTTTCGCCCACAGAGGTGGTGTTCTTCAGGTGAGGAACGTGTTCGTCTCTCTGGAACGTATTTGTTTGGAATGGCCTAAAACTTGACGGTGGGTTTTCAGAACCCTCCCTTCCCTCTACCGTATTCCCCACTCCAACCGTGGACCGTCTGAGAcctacacgcacgcacacacacgcacgcgcacgcacgcgcacgcacgcacgcaccaGGGGGCGCTGAATGACTTTGCCAGGGCAGTTCCA from Panthera leo isolate Ple1 chromosome C1, P.leo_Ple1_pat1.1, whole genome shotgun sequence encodes the following:
- the LRRC38 gene encoding leucine-rich repeat-containing protein 38, with product MRPRTVPRAPSGAPAAAALGVRSLLLLLLLRPGHACPAGCACTDPHTVDCRDRGLPSVPDPFPLDVRKLLVAGNRIQHIPEDFFIFYGDLVYLDFRNNSLRSLEEGTFSGSAKLAFLDLSYNNLTQLGAGAFRSAGRLVKLSLANNNLTGVHEAAFETLESLQVLELNDNNLRSLNVATLAALPALRTLRLDGNPWLCDCDFAHLFSWIQENASKLPKGREEIQCSLPLGNRRIFLHELSEASFSECRFSLSLTDLFIIIFSGVAVSIAAIISSFFLATVVQCFQRCAPNKDTEDEEDEDEDD